The following proteins are encoded in a genomic region of Nicotiana sylvestris chromosome 4, ASM39365v2, whole genome shotgun sequence:
- the LOC138890423 gene encoding uncharacterized protein, with amino-acid sequence MVEEELDGEPWFHDIKEYIRRGVYLVQAIGDQKRTIRRLATGFFFSGGVLYKRTPDLGLLRCVDAKQAATIMTEVHSGVCGPHMSGYVLVKKILRAGYYWLTMERDCISFVRKCRQYQVHGDLIHSPPSELHTMSAP; translated from the coding sequence atggtggaggaagagctcgatggggagccttggtttcacgacatcaaggaatacatccgaaGGGGAGTATATCTGGTACAAGCcataggtgatcaaaagagaacaattcgtcgcttggcaactggatttttcttcagtggaggagttttgtacaaaagaactccagatctggggttattaagatgtgtagatgccaAACAGGCCGCGACTATCATgactgaagtacattctggagtctgtggaccgcacatgagtgggtatgtgctggtaaagaagattctccgtgcaggttattattggctcactatggagcgagattgtatcagtttcgtgcgtaaatgtcgtCAGtaccaagtgcatggagatttaattcattctccaccatctgaattacatacaatgtctgcaccatga